The proteins below come from a single Zea mays cultivar B73 chromosome 8, Zm-B73-REFERENCE-NAM-5.0, whole genome shotgun sequence genomic window:
- the LOC103635197 gene encoding Probable potassium transporter 3: MWLTDPEYGLSPKNTIGIDVYNPPPLHWTSLLVLAYQSCGVVYGDLSTSPLYVYKGTFSGSLHRFLDEETVFGVFSVVFWTITLIPLLKYVFIVLSADDCGEGGTFALYSLLVRHAKFSLMPNQQAADEELSAYYRPGYSTEETPILKALRNFLEKHRKSRTFLLLMVLFGASLVIGDGVLTPAMSVLSSFSGLQVHSNALTHGEVVLLSCIVLVCLFTLQHWGTRRVAFLFAPVVVLWLLLLAALGIYNIAVWNPRILRALSPYYVVRFFQRTGKDGWISLGGVLLSMTGTEAMYADLGHFTAASIRIAFVGLIYPCLVLQYMGQAAFLSKSPDCNIHFIFFESIPRPIFWPVLVIATLAAIVGSQAVISATFSIVRQCTALGCFPRVKIVHTSNRIHGQIYSPEINWILMLICLGVTVGFRDTDLIGNAYGMACAGVMVVTTLLMALVMVFVWQQGFILAAMFLLAFGSVESVYLSAALMKVPQGGWLPLALSLVVVAIMYVWHYGTRRRHLFDVQNKVSLKWLHALGPSLGIVRVPGIGLIYSELATGVPAIFSHFVTNLPAFHQVLVFVCVKAVPIPHVRCYERHLIGRIGPREFRMYRCVIRHGYKDVPGDDNDFENDLVVRIAEFVHMEAAEAAAHADAPRCSDASVDGRMAVVNRPFDLSRTGLLMRAPLPNPEDSVVVRAATAVTTAGDSSKTETMQSLQTMYEAESPGFAIRRRIRFEIDDSTSESMDPAVKEELSALVEAKHAGVAYIMGHSYIKARKSSSIVKKLAIDVAYSFLRKNCRGPAVALNIPHISLIEVGMIYYV; the protein is encoded by the exons ATGTGGCTGACGGACCCAGAGTATGGCCTGTCACCCAAGAACACCATCGGCATCGACGTGTACAACCCTCCACCG CTGCACTGGACGAGCCTCCTGGTTCTGGCGTACCAGAGCTGCGGCGTTGTGTATGGCGACCTGAGCACGTCGCCGCTGTACGTGTACAAGGGCACCTTCTCCGGGTCGCTGCACAGGTTCCTGGACGAGGAGACGGTGTTCGGCGTCTTCTCCGTGGTGTTCTGGACCATCACGCTCATCCCGCTGCTCAAGTACGTGTTCATCGTCCTCAGCGCCGACGACTGCGGCGAAGGCGGCACGTTCGCGCTCTACTCGCTGCTGGTGCGGCACGCCAAGTTCAGCCTGATGCCCAACCAGCAGGCCGCCGACGAGGAGCTGTCGGCGTACTACAGGCCCGGGTACTCGACGGAGGAGACGCCCATCCTCAAGGCGCTGCGGAACTTCCTGGAGAAGCACAGGAAGTCGcgcacgttcctgctcctcatggtcCTCTTCGGCGCCTCGCTCGTCATCGGCGACGGCGTCCTCACGCCAGCCATGTCAG TGCTGTCGTCATTCTCTGGTCTCCAGGTCCACTCCAACGCGTTGACACACG GTGAGGTGGTGCTACTGTCGTGCATCGTGCTGGTGTGCCTCTTCACCCTGCAGCACTGGGGCACGCGCCGCGTGGCCTTCCTGTTCGCGCCCGTGGTCGTCCTTTGGCTGCTCTTGCTCGCGGCACTCGGCATCTACAACATCGCCGTCTGGAACCCGAGGATCCTGCGCGCGCTCTCTCCCTACTACGTCGTCAGGTTCTTCCAGCGCACCGGCAAAGACGGCTGGATCTCGCTGGGAGGAGTGCTACTCTCCATGACTGGCACCGAAGCTATGTATGCAGATCTTGGCCACTTCACTGCTGCATCCATAAGG ATCGCGTTCGTGGGCCTCATCTACCCGTGCCTGGTGTTGCAGTACATGGGACAGGCGGCCTTCCTGTCCAAGTCTCCCGACTGCAACATCCACTTCATCTTCTTCGAGTCCATTCCCC GCCCCATCTTCTGGCCTGTTCTGGTGATCGCGACGCTGGCGGCGATCGTGGGCAGTCAGGCGGTCATCTCAGCGACCTTCTCCATCGTGCGCCAGTGCACCGCGTTGGGCTGCTTTCCGCGCGTCAAGATCGTGCACACCTCTAACCGCATCCACGGGCAGATCTACAGCCCCGAGATCAACTGGATCCTCATGCTCATCTGCCTCGGTGTCACCGTCGGCTTCCGTGACACCGACCTCATCGGCAACGCCTACGGGATGGCGTGCGCGGGAGTCATGGTGGTCACCACGCTCCTCATGGCGCTCGTCATGGTCTTCGTGTGGCAGCAGGGCTTCATCCTGGCAGCCATGTTCCTGCTGGCCTTCGGCTCCGTCGAGTCTGTCTACCTGTCCGCCGCGCTCATGAAGGTGCCGCAGGGCGGGTGGCTGCCGCTCGCCCTGTCTCTGGTGGTGGTGGCCATCATGTACGTGTGGCACTACGGCACGCGGCGGAGGCACCTGTTCGACGTCCAGAACAAGGTGTCGCTCAAGTGGCTGCACGCGCTTGGCCCCAGCCTTGGCATCGTGCGCGTCCCCGGCATCGGCCTCATCTACTCCGAGCTCGCCACCGGCGTGCCTGCCATCTTTTCGCACTTCGTCACCAACCTGCCGGCGTTCCACCAGGTGCTGGTCTTCGTCTGCGTCAAGGCCGTGCCCATCCCCCACGTCCGCTGCTACGAGCGCCACCTCATCGGGCGCATCGGCCCGCGCGAGTTCCGCATGTACCGCTGCGTCATCAGGCACGGCTACAAGGACGTCCCGGGCGACGACAACGACTTCGAGAACGACCTGGTCGTTCGCATCGCCGAGTTCGTACACATGGAGGCTGCTGAGGCCGCCGCCCACGCCGACGCCCCGCGCTGCAGCGACGCCTCGGTCGACGGGCGCATGGCCGTCGTCAACCGCCCGTTCGACCTGTCCCGGACGGGCCTGCTCATGCGGGCACCGCTCCCCAACCCGGAGGACAGCGTCGTCGTGCGCGCGGCCACGGCCGTCACCACTGCTGGCGACAGCAGCAAGACGGAAACGATGCAGTCGCTGCAGACCATGTACGAGGCCGAGTCTCCGGGGTTCGCCATCCGGCGGCGCATCCGGTTCGAGATCGACGACTCCACGAGCGAGAGTATGGACCCGGCGGTGAAGGAGGAGCTCAGCGCGCTCGTGGAGGCCAAGCACGCCGGCGTCGCCTACATCATGGGGCATTCATACATCAAGGCAAGGAAGAGCTCGTCGATCGTCAAGAAGTTGGCCATCGACGTGGCTTACTCCTTCCTTCGCAAGAACTGTAGGGGCCCCGCCGTGGCGCTCAACATTCCGCACATCAGCCTCATCGAGGTTGGCATGATCTACTACGTCTAG